The Tenebrio molitor chromosome 5, icTenMoli1.1, whole genome shotgun sequence genome has a segment encoding these proteins:
- the LOC138132155 gene encoding protein takeout-like, which translates to MMKLIVCTVIVLFKVINAAEKNDTFKTPEYIIPCYKSDPEINKCLQHTFNHLRPYLLTGIKDIDVPSIDPLKIDRLLMENGQGAFRIRALFHNVTASGGSNYTINKIKADVINYNIELGFKLPRVEIKGKYEVNGNVLLFPVRSKGDFWAIFLDVDAAARIFGKEFQDKDNTRYMKIEKLLIDFRLQKSRFRVRDNINHGNIIGEAMNQFLNNNANEIIAEMKPAANAAIAKHFKAFLNGAFLKLPLKVWLPDA; encoded by the exons ATGATGAAGTTAATAGTATGTACAGTCATAGTTTTATTTAAAGTGATAAATGCTGCTGAAAAGAATGACACTTTCAAGACAC CTGAATATATCATTCCCTGTTACAAATCAGATCCCGAAATTAACAAATGTTTGCAACACACATTCAATCACTTACGACCGTACTtattaactggaataaaagaCATAGACGTGCCTAGCATAGATCCCTTAAAAATAGATCGACTTCTTATGGAAAATGGTCAAGGAGCGTTCAGGATTCGCGCCCTCTTCCATAACGTCACAGCTTCCGGTGGAAGCAACTATACCATCAACAAAATAAA AGCCGACGTGATCAATTACAACATAGAACTCGGTTTCAAACTGCCGCGAGTTGAAATTAAAGGAAAATACGAAGTCAACGGAAATGTCCTTTTGTTTCCTGTGAGATCCAAGGGGGATTTCTGGGCCATTTTTC tCGATGTAGATGCAGCCGCCAGAATTTTTGGAAAGGAATTTCAAGATAAAGACAACACGAGATacatgaaaattgaaaaattattaatagatTTTAGGTTGCAAAAGAGCAGATTTAGGGTACGCGATAATATCAACCATGGTAATATAATAG GTGAAGCTATGAACCAATTTTTGAATAACAACGCAAATGAAATTATAGCCGAAATGAAGCCTGCTGCTAATGCTGCAATAGCTAAACATTTTAAAGCATTTTTAAATGGGGCGTTCCTTAAATTACCTCTTAAAGTTTGGTTGCCTGATGCGTAG